The Portunus trituberculatus isolate SZX2019 chromosome 33, ASM1759143v1, whole genome shotgun sequence DNA segment agtttaatcaccggaacataagggttaagggGAAAAATGCTTTCTTTTATACTAGATTTTTCTTATGAagctttttcattatccaaCTCATGCATAAAGTTACTTTGACACACAACTGCTTTTATAATTGTAATTAAGTTATGGTAAGGATAAACTCATTTTGGATTGGTTCTTTTAACTTGTAGAGCTTCATAAATATCCCATTGTGATACAATAAATCTTGTATACAAAATTTTTTTATGGCTTTGAAGCTCCCTAGTTATAATTTGCATATATAGTAGATATATAATTAATGAAgtattagaatagtaaaaaatgaaaaattttaTACAGGCCAGTCATGGATAACTTTAGTTTCTATCTTATACATACAATGATAAGCTATTACTACCTCTACAACTTATCTCAGATTATCACGCACAGTTACTATGAAATTATTTATACTTAAAAGGTAGTGATGATAGGTGGTTGAAAAGTAGAATGCTTTTTGGGACAAATGATTTCCTATCAGTGCATTGCATGGACAAAACTAATCTTTTACCTGACCTTAGACATATATAGCAGTTCTGTATGGGATGAGTTtcatctttcattatcttttctacTTGTCGTGTATGAGGGCAGGTCAAGACTAACTGGCAAGTCTAATATGGGGTTTATCGGCAAGATTGCACTTCCCTGCTCACATACAGGGTGCGGCAGAAATAACTCCCACATTTCAAAGgttgattgaaaaaaaactgTTTGGGTATCACCAAAGACATTGCATTTCCCAAAtgtatacatacaaacattttttttgcattaggtTTTGTAAATCATATCGTGCAAATGGTAACCTTGATGTGCGATATACATTTGGAGCCTTTATTTAAAGTTTTCCATCACTCACTAGCATGTCGGGCGAGATTCCCTCAATTGCATCTTGAATGGTCTCTTTTAGTTGGTCCAAAGACCGAGGATGTTATTTGAAAACCTCCGCCTTGAGGTATccccacagaaaaaagtcacaggGACTTAAATCTGGCGAGATTGGTGGCCACAGAACTGCCTCGTGTAAGGACACCACTCGACCCGGGAACATTTCCTGCAAAATTCCGCGAGGGCAACATGCTGTATGGGCCGTGGCTCCGTCCTGTTGGAACCAGAAGTCCTCTAGGTTGTGTTCCTCCCTATACTGTTCGATTTTCGGCCGTAGAAAATTCTCCAACATGTCGCAGTATCAGTTGGAATTGATAGTAACTGTGACTCCACcttcttaaaaaaaagtagGGCCCAATGATGCCTATAGACGACACAGCACACCAGACGGTCACCTTTGGGTTGTGAAGAAGTCGTGCATGGAGTTCTCAAGGGTTTTCGGCAGCCCAGTAGTGGAAATTTTGTTTGTTCACTGTGCCAGAAAAGTTGGAAATGGGCTTCATCGCTACTCCACAGAATGGCATGGGGGGCACTGTTGTGAGGATAGCATTGCAGCACTCCATGCGTCTTTCCTAGTCTGCTGGAGACAATTCCTGACCAATCATAATCTTGTATGGGTGTAAATCAAGGTCAGTATGCAAGATTTGTTTCTCAGTTCTTTCTGAAATCCGAAGAGCTAAGGCATGTTTCCGTGCTGAACGCCTTGGAGACAGCTCAATCGAATCCCTTACTGCAGCGATGTTTTCGGGTGTTCTCACGCATTTGGGACGTCCGGGTGGTTTTCTCTTCAGTGCAGATCCTGTTTTCCTTACTCTTTGTGCCCACAGCAAAATTGATTTCCGGTCTGGAACAGTTTCATTAGCTCGTAAACCGAACTGCCTGCAAAAAGCTCTCTGCATTGAAATGACAGATTCACCATTTTTGAAGAAGTGCTCCACagcaataacttactcccagtgagatctaatagcactagttcaggaggtgctgtgaaccttccattaaagctagttgtgatctcgttgaatgtttccctttgtgtctcaactcaagggggtagtcacagcctaccctctaaagacagctctccttcttcacacaaaactacatgcacttaccacacatacacccttcactccaaatcaaagtttaaaagaaaaatgggacccgaaataaacaacgcctcggagtcccctctgggagggaccaaaatgtccccaggtcggacacctctcctgttgaagaccacaaatgccttgacacctccctcaacttttctacattaacttctgcagcattcgcagtcttagatctaattttcaatctgtggaacaccacctctcctctactaaacctcatcttcttttcctcaccgaaacacagctgtctgaggcaactgacagtagcccttctctgttccctcctactttctctattctcattttcattccaaagctggatgttgcgtctatgtacgcaacgacttaacttgctctcgtgcccacgctcttgagtcttccgaattttccaccatctggctacgacttaacagtcactctcaaactaaattcatctgtgctgtttatctctccctaactcttctgactatagtaatttcttcgactacttaacttctaaagtggagcacattctgtccctctaccctttcgctgagatttccattcttggagatttcaatgttcaccaccagctttggctttcctctcccttcactgaccaccctggtgaactagccttcaactttgctatcctccatgacctagagcaactggtgcaacaccctactcgtattcctgaccgtcttggagacacgcccaacattcttgatctcttcctcacctctaacccttctgcttatgctgtcaccctttcatctccgttgggctcctccgatcacaatctcatttctgtatcttgtcctatttttccaatccctccgcaggatcccccaaagcgaaggtgcctctgccagttggggggacctgaggaggtattatgctgattttccctggaatgattattgcttccgtgtcagagacccatctctttgtgctgaacgcataacagaggtgttagtatctggcatggaggcgtacattcctcattctttttctcaacctaaaccttctaaaccttggtttaactcagcctgttctcgtgctatacatgatagagaggttgcccacaaaaggtacttgagccttccatctcctgaatctcatgcactttatatctctgcccggaatcatgccaagtctgttcttcaacttgccaaacactctttcataaataggaaatgtcaaaatctttcaaactcaaactctcctcgtgacttctggcatctagccaaaaacatctcaaataacttcacttcttcatctttcctcctttatttcatcctgatggcaccactgccatctcttctgtctctaaagctgaactcttttctcaaacctttgctcacaactccaccttggacgattctgggcttgtcctcctctcctcctccctctgactatttcatgtctacaatcaaaattcttcgtaatgatgttttccatgcccttgctggcctaaaccctcggaaggcttatggacctgatggggtccctcctattgttctcaaaaactgtgcttctgtgcttgcaccttgcctggccaaactcttccaactttgtctatcgacttctacctttccttcctgctggaagttcgcctacattcagcctgttcctaaaagggtgaccgttctaacccctcaaactaccgtcctatagctttaatctcttgcttgtctaaagtttttgaatctatcctgaataggaagattctcaaacatctgtcacttcacaatcttctgtctgatcgccagtatggcttccgtcaaggtcgctctactggtgatcttctggctttccttactgagtcttggtcatcctcttttagagatttcggtgaaacttttgctgttgcgttagacatatcaaaagcttttgatagagtctggcataaagctttgatttcaaaactgccctcttacggcttctatccttctctctgcaactttatctcaagtttcctttccgaccgctctattgctgctgtggtagacggctactgttcttctcctaaacctattaatagtggtgttcctcagggttctgtcctgtcacccactctctttctattattcattaatgaccttcttaaccaaacttcttgccctatccactcctacgctgatgataccaccctacatctttccacgttctttcagagacgtccaacccttcaggaaatcaacagatcacgcggggacgccacggaacgcctgacttccgatctttctaagatttccgattggggcagagaaaatctagtagttttcaatgcctcaaaactcaattcctccatctatcaactcgacacaaccttccagacaactatccctcttcttcaatgacactcaactgtctcctcttccacaatgaatatcctcggtctgtcctttgctcataatcttaactggaaacttcacatctcatctcttgctaaaacagcttctatgaaattaggtgttctgaggcgtctccgacagttttctcgccctccaactgcttactctgtataagggccttatccgtccctgtatggagtactcttcgcatgtttgggggttccagtcacacagctttgcttgatagggtggaatcgaaagctcttcgtctcatcaactccctcctctgactaactgtcttcagtctctttctcaccgccgaaatgttgcatccctttctatattttatcgctattttcatggtaactgttctactgatcttgctaactgcatgcctccctcctcctgcggccacgctgcacaaggctttcttctttctctcatccctattctgtccaactctaatgcaagagttaaccagtacgctcaatcattcatccctttcactggtaaactctggaactccctccctgcatctgtatttccgaattcctacaacttgtcttcttttaagagggaggtatcgaggcatttgctcccctaattctggctgactgttttggcactttttgaactctttggagagccagcgctcaagtgggcctttttctaactttttttttttttttttttttttttttccttggctggccctcttccctacgtaaaaaattttttcccccttggctggccctcttccctacgtaaaaaaaagaaaaaaagaagaagcaaagccATGATGCCCTCCCGACCATGGCATAGTGTCGACTGAAAACTATACTTTATAATCTAGCTAATGGAACCATCGGCAACTCTGTggggagactttttttttttttttatagaaaacTTGCCTTGATTTTTACCTCAATAATGATTTTAAACAAAAGTTAAAATGATTTCAGAAATAATTTTGGAAGCATCAATTTATATagaaacaaagggagagaaagaacaacTCAGACAGAAGGGGAGGAGTTGAAGCAGAatcagagaaagaagacaagcagATGTGGCATTAATGGGGAATCCTGGTGAAGCCTAAGGCCACACCTAAATGGCCAGTTTGCATTTGTCTGTGTATCAAGTTAGTTGTTCTTGCTTAAATTAATATAATTTTTCTGGTTATTTTTGTGCTTAAAAGATTTTTATTACTCTACTAAAATAAGGTGGGTTAAATGTTCAAAATATCTTTTTATGTTAATAGAaaacaaattacaaaaaaaaaaaaaataataatgataataaataaaaaaaaaaaaggaaaacatgggCAATTAAGGGTCAGTCTCAGACGAATCTTTATATGTAATGGACAATTTGCAGTAAGTAACGGACATTCACTCACTCCAAAAGTGTCTGTTATGTCGAGGTACCACTCCTGTTCTTTTGGATTTaactattttcttatatataaattgagttcgcttaacaaagtgttttttaggaatgtaacccctttgttaagcgggggttgcctgtatattatATACCATGTATCAATTAAGGCATAATAAAGTGTATCAAGTgtttaaaaggaaacgttcgttgtagcgaaatttccttgtgtgaacgttcgttaaccAGGGTTTGCctgtacactcgaccctcgaaacaacggacctcctatcaacggatttcggaaactacggacaaattctggagtctggtttaatctacggacaaATTTTAAAATgcgcgcgattgtccgttcccagcaaattattgtccggtaggtggcgggtcggtcgcgtcatcagctgttggccgccatgtttaatcttcagtccgtgcgttttcaaacaacagcgaacattgtccagtgcttaccacggcttttttatgcatttgtacccttcccacgagtgcttaacctattcaaaatgcctcctaaacctagtaaaccagtCAAGCGTAATCGAAAGGCTCTTCCAGTGCctgctaagcttgaactaatacaaaaatttgaaaattttacgtattttacgtacttttgcaatttacggacagggtcgtgcacgcatttgtccgttgtttcgaagGTCGAGTGTACTTACATTATAAAATAAACCCCTCACAAATTAGATTATTGTTTACCATTTTCTGAAGAGTACAAATGAGAAGAAACATTAATTTTCATGGTAAACAAATCTAtttattccataaaaaaaaaattgccagcAGATTGTATTGGTACCTATCCTGGTATAGGTAAATCAAAcacctttgtaataatgatgaaagtcaagtaaGGTATTGTATCATATACAATGTACATTCTGAAGGATTTCTTCAGTAtccagaaaaaagaaacatcaccTTAGCAGAACACAGCCATGGCGCAGTATGTGCATGTTCGAATATTTCTTAAACACGAGGATGCAAAATACATGTCCTTgtgttgaagggattaagtacaaaaacttcactatttttctctttttaagctATCCTTCAGAGGAGTGATATGAAAGGATTAACCACAGTGAACTTCAGGTTTGTTCTCAGAAGTGTAATTGGAGGTTATATTTTGATGGTCATTTAGTCCCTGCCTATGCCTAAGGTCAGGAATCTAAGAAATCACTTTCATGTCCTGGGGATGACTGATCTATTACAACTTTCAGGCATTTTGTTCCCAAATGTTTATAAAATTGAGTTAGCTCCCTGATTATTACTGGAGTTTGAGAGAGAACTGTGGCATTAGGTTGATTGGCTATGAGCTAGATCATGGGAATATTCAGGCATAGCATAACTGAATGAAAAGCACTCATAGATCTATAAATACTATGCTTGTTCATTTGCATTTGTATAACAGCTGTATATACTTTTTCTAAGAGACGGGACGTATAAGAAGCATAGACTAGTTCTCTTGTTGGGACTTGATGAAGAGAAACCCTAATGTGCTTGTGAAATTGTTCCTTGTGGAAAGTTAGTCTGCCACATTATTCTGTTCCACCAGTCGGTAAATGGGCTAAGAAAataatttttgtttcatttgtatGGTGAAGAGTATTCCTTTTTCCATAGAGGCAAGAAACTTGAAAATTTATGTTGACCTTTTCTAAGCTATTCCTTTTAATGGAATCCTAACCTTGTATTTTGATActatgattttttgtttttgtttttcccattCAGATCTCCTCCAGttgctgatgatgcagaaaCAGAAGGTGCCACTGTACTTGAAGGGGAGTGTGGGAAAGATCCTGAGCTTAGCGATGCCCAGCTCAGTCGCCCCCTCCCACCTTCTGGCTCCACCATTCAAACCAAGGTTGTGGTCATTAATGGTCACATTGGAACAGCACAAACTAAACCTCTGCCAAATGCAGCTCCTAAGCGGACTGTTTGCACACGAAGCCAGGCACTAAAGGAATTGCAGCTTCAGTCATCCACTGCTGCTCTTAGTAATGGTGTTAAATCCTCCAACTCTTCAAGTAGTAACTTATCCTCTCAATGTTCTGTTAGTATTGCCACACCCTCTGCCAGTTCTGAAATGCCTACAACAGTGTCAACCCCCACCACTCCTACCTCATCCACTTCACTGGCAACAGATGATTGCTCTAGCCCTCATACAGGACCACCAACTCCCCACAAAATCCAGGCcctaaatgaggaaaaattacGGCTTGACTCACCACTTTCACCCACCTCAGCTCTTTCAAAACTCAAGTTGTCACTCACGCCAAAGAAACTTAAGTTCAATGATAAAACAaccaagacaagaagaaagtaAGTATGAATATAGATTTTTTTAATGGCTACAACCATAATAAATTTCTTACTTTTAATATTTGGTACATTTAAAAATCAAGAAATTTTTATTACTGCAACTTCTTTCTACAGGCTTCCTACGCAAAATGTTACCCGAGGAACTTCACAGCCCAAGACAGAAAAAGTATCAAAAGTAAATAGCCCAGCACAAATGTCAAATGGGGAAACTAAGCCCACTCAACGAAATACTCAGATGAGTGAATTCTTTCCCATACGTAGATCAGAACGAAAGCCAAAGACAACACTTTTACAAGAACGTcaaaaggaaattgaagaaaGGATATGTAGTGGCAAAGAAGAAGGTTTGATGGTATGTACTCTAATGACTCAGTATTACAGACTTTTAGCTTAGACATGTTTGGTGTCTTCCAAGTTTATGAGTATTGGAAGCAGTAAAAGCTTACTAGCATAAGAAATTGGTAAGCTGTATAAATCTGTTTTCATGATATGTATCACAGCTATTTTTGTAGGATGGagaaggtagtagacacctgtTGAAATGGTGGTTTACTTCCAAGGTCTAAAAGCACAAGCTCTGGTCTAATAAACGTTTTCAGAGGATGCAGTGAACTTACCTTTAAAGCTAGCTGTGACCTTGCTGAAcgtttcctttgtgtctcaactcaagggggcagtcacagcctgctctctaaagataactctcctccttcacacaaaactacatgcatttaatgacacacacatcctttttcaAATTTCAAATTAAAATGATGACTCCTACCTAGATCAGCCTTGGATTCTCAagattttcttcttactttgttACACTCATATTGCTCGTCCCAAGATAACTGGGAGTATCTTGGTTACCATGTTGCAAAATATTTCCTTTGGAAAGTCGATAATTTCCTTCTAAACTATGGTTCAGAatagaaatattttcttcaaatatatacataatgaaTTTTCATTCAACCAATAACGACTTCCATATATTCCTCATCAAGGGAAGTGCACCAGCATCCACACAGGTTTCAGGGACCAACACTTTTCCATTCCAGTCTTGTCTGCACCTTTATTGTCACATACATAAGGTAAATACTAAAGAGAAATTTTTCAAGGTTGATCACTCCATACCTTACGATTTATGCTTTATACCAAATATAGCAGTGTTCTCATTCCATCAccacaaaggaaaacacaatgTACTTTACTTGAATTGTCAATATCAACCCTTAACATACAGGACAATAGAGCCATAAATACGATATTCTAGACAGCTTTTTTTGGAGTCAATTCAGGCAAGACTGGCTAAAATGCTATTCACATAGTTGTACCTAAAATTAATTAGTTTCTTGCTTCCAGCAGTTTATGGAGCAgttttttttagggttttaCAAATACATAAtttaatacataaatacatacacatgtaTACATTATAGGAAAAATACAACCCTGCCAGTCAAATACAAGTCCATCACTATGATTTGAAGTTGAATATtcattgatgatgataatgatatatatatatatatatatatatatatatatatatatatatatatatatatatatatatatatatatatatatatatatatatatatatatatatatatatatatatatatatatatatatatatatatatatatatatatatatatatatatatatatatatatatatatatatatatgtgtgtgtgtgtgtgtgtgtgtgtgtgtgtgtgtgtgtgtgtgtgtgtgtgtgtgtaccgtatTTTTGacttacaagacgcactttttttcctaaaaaataccctgaaaaatactagtgcgtcttccaagatgaatgttgtattgtaaggcagcatcaaacctcaagtgagcttggacacttgacagatagcgacctggatttgtatgttgagtcatcacattatgatgttagcttaagtaccatttaatttggccttttatattatgtaaactcagtacttaggtgttacaagtatttacaataccataatccttcctgcagtctccagcgtgtggagaaaacgggccgctccctcgtctcattgcaacacacatacatgcacacgaacgcatacacatcatgccaggtgcctttatacctttattaatagaacatccaagtggcttactcattcaagcaagagtcaaaactccacttgtgaattgtattcatattgataaagcctatgaagcacgactgcaaaataaaataaatacaaactgcagcactgacatgTTCGGTTTgggcgatcggacaagtgattccgtaatgtaaacaacaggtccaaaacatgccgtcACCCGCCACTAAAtcaagagatggactgtttcactgtgtatatgtatttacctatggtgtttttaattacatagttttaaatttgtggtgagtgctccaacaaatttgtaatgagtggtgaaacaatagtgtcttgcagactccttgcttcttatgtttttgtgttcagtggtcgggtatatggtgaatgcattcttgtatgagaatgacttttttttcttagaaatttctttcaaatattagagtgcgtcttccaagatgcagcgtcttgcaagccgtaaaatatgGTATAtacggtacaggagagagaagacccacaaaag contains these protein-coding regions:
- the LOC123512449 gene encoding N-lysine methyltransferase KMT5A-A-like, translating into MVSHICIQRNIRRRSRSRRKMVKGKRRTNRNSKDENAVIGQLDGPKGPKDSRLETRIVNGSIVGNKMSSGATHTDSKITNYFSPSRSPPVADDAETEGATVLEGECGKDPELSDAQLSRPLPPSGSTIQTKVVVINGHIGTAQTKPLPNAAPKRTVCTRSQALKELQLQSSTAALSNGVKSSNSSSSNLSSQCSVSIATPSASSEMPTTVSTPTTPTSSTSLATDDCSSPHTGPPTPHKIQALNEEKLRLDSPLSPTSALSKLKLSLTPKKLKFNDKTTKTRRKLPTQNVTRGTSQPKTEKVSKVNSPAQMSNGETKPTQRNTQMSEFFPIRRSERKPKTTLLQERQKEIEERICSGKEEGLMVKHFGAKGRGVVTTRKFKKGEFVVEYIGDLIDVREAKERESRYAQDATKGCYNYYFTFQNQQYCIDATAESGFLGRLVNHSRNGNLVTKAVEVNGRPHLILLAKQDLDLGTEILYDYGDRSKEALEHHPWLAS